The Aythya fuligula isolate bAytFul2 chromosome 2, bAytFul2.pri, whole genome shotgun sequence genome contains a region encoding:
- the METTL6 gene encoding tRNA N(3)-methylcytidine methyltransferase METTL6 translates to MLHENTSADSLDTVTTGTEDGAFQRKGHSTRILSPEEVERLAKDQVLVSEFKQLKLEKEAQKNWDLFYKRNSTNFFKDRHWTTREFEELKACREFADQKLTILEAGCGVGNCLFPLLEEDLNIFVYACDFSPRAVEYVKKNSLYSTERCKVFQCDLTKDDLLENIPADSVDVVTLIFVLSAIHPDKMHLVLKNIYKVLKPGKCVLFRDYGLYDHAMLRFKSGSKLGENFYVRQDGTRAYFFTEEFLSKIFKSEGYEQVVNEYVHRETVNRKEDLRVPRVFLQSKFQKPFSKT, encoded by the exons ATGCTCCATGAAAACACATCAGCTGATTCCTTAGACACAGTAACAACAGGTACAGAAGATGGGGCTTTCCAAAGAAAAGGCCATAGTACAAGAATCCTTAGCCCAGAAGAGGTTGAGAGACTGGCAAAAGATCAGGTTTTGGTGTCTGAATTCAAGCaactgaaactggaaaaagaggCACAGAAGAATTGGGATCTGttttacaaaagaaacagcacCAACTTCTTTAAAGACAGACATTGGACAACCAGAGAGTTTGAAGAGTTAAAAGCATGTCGGGAG TTTGCAGATCAGAAACTGACCATTCTGGAAGCTGGCTGTGGGGTTGGGAACTGCTTGTTTCCACTCTTGGAAGAAGATCTGAACATTTTTGTGTATGCCTGTGATTTCTCTCCCAGAGCTGTGGAGTATGTGAAG AAAAATTCCTTATACAGCACTGAAAGATGCAAAGTGTTCCAGTGTGATCTTACCAAAGATGACCTTCTAGAAAATATACCAGCAGATTCAGTGGATGTTGTCACTcttatatttgttctttctgccaTTCATCCTGACAAAATGCATCTTGTCTTGAAGAACATTTACAAG GTATTAAAACCAGGCAAGTGTGTCCTGTTCAGAGACTATGGACTGTATGATCATGCAATGCTCAGGTTTAAATCTGGCAGCAAACTTGGAGAAAACTTCTATGTTAGACAAGATGGGACAAGAGCGTATTTTTTTACTGAAG agTTCTTGTCTAAGATCTTCAAGTCTGAGGGATATGAGCAAGTGGTCAATGAATACGTGCACCGAGAAACTGTGAATAGGAAAGAAGACTTGCGTGTTCCAAGagtttttcttcaaagcaaaTTTCAAAAGCCTTTCAGTAAGACATAA